The genomic window GTGTGGTCCGTGTACGTGAAAACCTTCTGCTGACATGTTATTTCCTATCTTCTTTTATATGTGACAAATGCGTAGTTGAATTGATTAGTCTCTGAGTGTTGCGGTTCCCGCTTCACTTCTTGCCAGACTTGCGGTGCGATTTCCGGAAAAAAAGCATCACAGGCGAATTCTTGCTCTATCTCGGTAACGATCAGTTGATCGGCCAAACCCAAAGCCTGCTGATAAATCTCGGCACCACCGATAATGTAAGCATGCTCTTGCTCCACCAGAGCTTGTGCCGCGGCCAATGAGCTAACGCTTTCGACGCCCGCATGCTGCCACTCCGGGTTGCGGGTAATGACGATATTGCGGCGGTTCGGCAATACTCTGCCGATAGACTCAAAAGTTTTTCTACCCATGATAATGGCGTGGCCGCTAGTGGTGCGCTTGAAATGCGCCAGATCCTCAGGCAGACGCCATGGCAGCGTGTTCTTTATTCCTATGCCATTTTTCTTATCAGTGGCAACTATAATGGTGAGCGATGACATCATGATGAAATACTCCCTTAGACTGCGACTGGCGCTTTGATATGCGGGTGAAACTGATAATCGGCGAACTCAAAATCTTCGAATTGATAGTCGAAAATCGACTCGGGCTTGCGTTTGATAATCAGCTTAGGTAGTGGCAGGGTGCTGCGTGAGAGTTGCTCTTTGACTTGCTCCAGATGGTTGGCATACAGGTGGCAGTCGCCACCAGTCCAGATGAACTCACCGACTTCTAAGCCAGTTTGCTGCGCCATCATGTGGGTCAGTAGGGCGTACGAGGCGATATTGAAGGGCACGCCCAAAAAGATGTCGGCACTGCGCTGATACAGCTGGCAAGAGAGCTTGCCATCGGCCACGTAAAACTGAAACAGGGCATGGCAGGGCGGTAATTTCATATTCGGAATGTCAGCGACATTCCATGCTGAGACTATCAGTCTGCGTGAGTCTGGATTGTTTTTGATTTGCTCTACAAGCTGACTAATCTGGTCGACATGGCCGCCATCAGGCAAAGGCCAGCTACGCCATTGCGAGCCATACACAGGACCCAGGTCACCATTCTCATCGGCCCAGTCATCCCAGATCGAAACCCCATTGTCTTTGAGGTATTTGATATTGGTGGAGCCGGCCAGAAACCAGATCAGCTCATGCACGATGGATTTTAAATGCAATTTTTTTGTGGTGACCAGCGGAAAGCCCTGGCTCAAATCAAAACGCATCTGATGCGCGAACACCGACAGCGTGCCGGTACCGGTGCGGTCGGTTTTAATCGTGCCATGTTCTTGCACATGGCGCATGAAGTCTAGGTATTGATGCATGAGGGAGCAGACAGAAAAAGTTTTGTGCGATTGTAACTGTTAACCACTTTTCTGGTAAGACCCAGAAGTGTAAGAAATATACTCCCCACTATTTACAGTTAAACCCTGCCATTGGCGCACGTAGTGATTGGGCGTTGAAATTATACTAGGGTGGAGTATCTCGAATTTGGTGGAACTTTTACTTTTGCCAGTTGCAGCGCGGGCAAGGCTTTGTTGTTGATTAATTATTCAGTAGCGGGTTGGCTAACTCAGGATTGCCAGGTGCGACCAGGGGAATCCGGATTTCAAAGCGCGAGCCTTGACCAGGCACGCTGCTCACTTTGATCTCACCACCCAAGACATTGCTGATGATGTTGAAGGTAATGCTCAGGCCCAAGCCACTGCCGCCCTGACCAAATTTAGTGGTGAAGAAGGGCTCGAAAATACGTTTAATAATATCCGGCGGGATGCCGACCCCATCGTCTTCAAACGTGATCGCGACATGATCGTCTTGCAGCTTGGCACTGCAACGCATATGGCCGCGCTCCAGACCTTCGAGACCGTGCGCCACCGCATTATTGACTAAATTGGTAAATACCTGACCTAAGGGACCAGGATAGCTATCGAGACTAATGTTGTCGGGAATGTCGAGTTCTAGTGTGAACGGGGTCTTGCGTAAGCTAGAACCCAATAAAGCCACCAGTTCCTGCAACATCACCAATAGGTTGAATTGGCGTCTTTGCGCACTCGATTGATCGACCGCGACCTGTTTAAAATCACCCACCAAGCGGGCCGACTGTTGCA from Undibacterium parvum includes these protein-coding regions:
- a CDS encoding dihydrofolate reductase — its product is MMSSLTIIVATDKKNGIGIKNTLPWRLPEDLAHFKRTTSGHAIIMGRKTFESIGRVLPNRRNIVITRNPEWQHAGVESVSSLAAAQALVEQEHAYIIGGAEIYQQALGLADQLIVTEIEQEFACDAFFPEIAPQVWQEVKREPQHSETNQFNYAFVTYKRR
- a CDS encoding thymidylate synthase, producing MHQYLDFMRHVQEHGTIKTDRTGTGTLSVFAHQMRFDLSQGFPLVTTKKLHLKSIVHELIWFLAGSTNIKYLKDNGVSIWDDWADENGDLGPVYGSQWRSWPLPDGGHVDQISQLVEQIKNNPDSRRLIVSAWNVADIPNMKLPPCHALFQFYVADGKLSCQLYQRSADIFLGVPFNIASYALLTHMMAQQTGLEVGEFIWTGGDCHLYANHLEQVKEQLSRSTLPLPKLIIKRKPESIFDYQFEDFEFADYQFHPHIKAPVAV